A window of the Gemmatimonadota bacterium genome harbors these coding sequences:
- a CDS encoding M48 family metallopeptidase: MIARETRRWVVGGAIILGLVGGGLYLVVGPGLRWATDTAVEALPQEVESRLALGLTDSTLLQHALVDPERVAVLERIAKLLPDAGDARTYRIAIVRDSIVNAFALPDGQLVMHTGLLARLRDESELFGVLGHEAGHVRQRHTLKQVARQLGLAAGLSIVIGDAGGITGMVAGAGRELVQRGHGRREEEESDDEGLATLRRLQLDPGGMVRVLETLQAAAGDGHIPEFISTHPAPERRIARIRAQLQALPPAPRGRILSEAEWAVLMRGISVPPAPPGPTRPAP, from the coding sequence ATGATCGCTCGCGAGACCCGGCGGTGGGTCGTCGGTGGCGCGATCATCCTCGGCCTCGTCGGCGGCGGGCTCTACCTCGTCGTCGGTCCGGGACTCCGTTGGGCCACCGACACCGCCGTCGAGGCGTTGCCGCAGGAGGTCGAGTCGCGGCTGGCCCTCGGCCTGACCGATTCGACGCTGCTGCAGCACGCGCTGGTGGATCCCGAGCGCGTCGCCGTGCTCGAGCGCATCGCGAAGCTCCTCCCCGACGCCGGCGACGCGCGCACCTATCGCATCGCGATCGTCCGCGACAGCATAGTGAACGCCTTCGCGCTCCCTGACGGGCAGCTGGTGATGCACACCGGCCTGCTCGCGCGCCTGCGCGATGAGAGCGAGCTCTTCGGGGTGCTGGGGCACGAGGCGGGCCATGTCCGACAGCGACACACCCTGAAGCAGGTCGCGCGGCAGCTCGGGCTCGCGGCCGGCCTCTCCATCGTCATCGGCGACGCCGGCGGGATCACCGGGATGGTCGCCGGCGCCGGGCGCGAACTCGTCCAGCGCGGGCATGGGCGACGCGAGGAGGAGGAGTCCGACGACGAGGGCCTGGCCACGCTGCGCCGCCTCCAGCTCGACCCGGGCGGGATGGTCCGTGTCCTCGAGACGCTGCAGGCGGCCGCGGGCGATGGGCACATCCCCGAGTTCATCTCGACGCATCCCGCGCCCGAGCGGCGGATCGCGCGCATCCGCGCGCAGTTGCAGGCGCTCCCGCCGGCGCCCCGGGGCCGGATCCTGAGCGAGGCGGAGTGGGCGGTGCTCATGCGCGGCATCTCGGTGCCCCCGGCACCGCCAGGTCCGACTCGGCCCGCGCCCTGA
- a CDS encoding ABC transporter substrate-binding protein, with the protein MPIAFPSPERRRAGRANLQTPLLAASLLASAVACGRTESPELRIGIVVLSEGPLTPILGVPGRQGAELAVDEINAAGGVIVNGVAHRITLRVQPSASRPDAAASAVAALINIDSVDAVIAPLTSALAAPAAGVAQAANVLFIAPMASNPGVTEGREVAFRLAFTDAFQAELLANFAIDSLAIRRVAALADEASAYGQEIVRIFRTRFEARGGRVVAEERFASDAPTDFRPQLRRLLSQRPDALLLPNYIGYDSIQVRQARELGFTGRFLGSDSWDPGVLVDLPLARGTVVVANWDDRSPEPEARRFVEAFRKRFVVSPRTAAAATYDAVHLVAAAASRSAAHDGVTLARTLGTLGTHRGASAHFAFDGPGAPRRGAVVIEVLEGRDTLRLVTRQDD; encoded by the coding sequence ATGCCCATCGCCTTCCCATCGCCCGAGCGCCGTCGTGCGGGTCGCGCGAACCTCCAAACCCCACTCCTGGCCGCGTCGCTGCTCGCGAGCGCGGTGGCCTGCGGCCGGACCGAGTCCCCCGAACTGCGCATCGGCATCGTGGTCCTCTCCGAGGGGCCCCTGACCCCGATCCTCGGTGTCCCCGGACGGCAGGGGGCCGAACTCGCCGTCGACGAGATCAATGCGGCCGGTGGCGTGATCGTGAACGGGGTGGCGCACCGGATCACGCTGCGGGTCCAGCCGAGCGCCTCGCGACCCGACGCCGCGGCCTCCGCCGTCGCGGCGTTGATCAACATCGACAGCGTCGATGCGGTCATCGCGCCGCTGACGAGCGCACTCGCCGCCCCGGCCGCCGGCGTCGCGCAGGCGGCGAACGTGCTCTTCATCGCCCCGATGGCGTCCAATCCGGGCGTGACCGAAGGCCGTGAGGTCGCCTTTCGCCTCGCGTTCACCGATGCCTTCCAGGCGGAGCTGCTCGCCAACTTCGCCATCGACTCGCTCGCCATCCGGCGTGTCGCCGCCCTCGCCGACGAGGCCAGCGCGTACGGGCAGGAGATCGTGCGAATCTTCCGCACGCGATTCGAGGCGCGGGGCGGCCGCGTCGTCGCGGAGGAGCGTTTCGCGTCGGATGCGCCGACCGACTTCCGGCCGCAGTTGCGACGACTGTTGTCGCAACGCCCCGATGCGCTGCTCCTCCCGAACTACATCGGCTACGACTCGATCCAGGTGCGCCAGGCACGCGAGCTCGGGTTCACCGGCCGCTTCCTCGGCAGTGACAGCTGGGACCCGGGCGTCCTCGTCGATCTCCCGCTCGCGCGGGGCACCGTGGTCGTCGCCAACTGGGACGATCGTTCACCCGAACCGGAGGCACGCCGTTTCGTCGAGGCCTTCCGGAAGCGCTTCGTCGTGTCGCCGCGCACGGCGGCAGCCGCGACTTACGATGCGGTGCACCTCGTGGCCGCGGCCGCGTCGCGCAGCGCGGCGCACGACGGCGTCACGCTGGCACGCACCCTCGGGACCCTCGGGACGCACCGCGGAGCGAGCGCGCACTTCGCGTTCGACGGTCCCGGCGCGCCCCGCCGTGGTGCGGTCGTGATCGAGGTTCTCGAAGGCCGCGACACCCTCAGGCTGGTCACGCGGCAGGATGACTGA
- a CDS encoding zf-HC2 domain-containing protein, giving the protein MTDCLNETMRDRLPELAHGRLSPADAAALRAHVADCAACTADLAVLETSRLVLSARAPKVDVAAITRAVTGTPVLRVERGGATAAAPRANAAPQTPVWRSRQFLAAAASLLIVVSLTIPALGRGGPDAVAPVGGDTIRAVVADTPPAPAGPSSLAVSEGLVDLSSDDLSILLAELERVEATVNAEPSTLRQPIVDTPEAY; this is encoded by the coding sequence ATGACTGACTGCCTGAACGAGACGATGCGCGACCGGTTGCCGGAGTTGGCCCATGGCAGGCTGTCGCCGGCAGACGCGGCCGCGTTGCGCGCGCACGTCGCGGATTGCGCGGCCTGCACGGCCGACCTCGCGGTGCTGGAGACCTCGCGGCTGGTGCTCTCGGCGCGTGCGCCGAAGGTCGATGTGGCGGCGATCACGCGTGCGGTGACCGGAACGCCCGTCCTCCGCGTCGAGCGCGGGGGCGCGACGGCGGCGGCGCCCCGGGCGAACGCCGCGCCGCAGACGCCGGTCTGGCGCTCGCGTCAGTTCCTCGCGGCCGCGGCCTCGCTGCTCATCGTCGTGTCGCTGACCATCCCGGCGCTCGGCCGCGGCGGGCCGGATGCGGTGGCGCCGGTGGGGGGCGATACGATCCGGGCGGTCGTGGCGGACACCCCGCCGGCGCCGGCCGGTCCGTCCAGTCTCGCCGTGAGCGAAGGACTCGTCGACCTCTCGAGCGACGATCTCTCGATCCTGCTCGCCGAACTCGAGCGGGTGGAGGCTACGGTGAACGCGGAGCCGTCCACCTTGCGTCAGCCGATCGTCGACACGCCGGAGGCGTACTGA
- a CDS encoding RNA polymerase sigma factor: protein MGDPTTRTLDATDAELIARWQRGDQRSAGALVERHAQPLARFAASLGERDGIDELVQDTFVRAFQSLDSFRADSSLRTWLFTICKRLVLDRKRSERRRKDSVELDEGHAVVGYDALDGLVAEETAQRVQAAVGRLTPMQREVFTLRVTEGMAYNDIAKVVESTEGACRVHYHNAMRIIKEHLSDD from the coding sequence ATGGGCGATCCCACCACCAGGACCCTCGACGCGACGGATGCGGAGCTGATCGCCCGGTGGCAAAGGGGCGACCAGCGGTCCGCGGGCGCCCTGGTGGAACGGCACGCCCAACCCTTGGCCCGCTTCGCGGCGAGCCTCGGTGAACGGGACGGGATCGACGAGCTGGTGCAGGACACGTTCGTGCGGGCGTTCCAGTCGCTGGACAGCTTTCGCGCCGACAGTTCGTTGCGGACCTGGTTGTTCACGATCTGCAAGCGCCTCGTGCTCGACCGGAAACGGAGCGAACGACGACGAAAGGACAGCGTCGAACTCGACGAAGGGCACGCCGTCGTGGGGTACGACGCCCTGGACGGGCTGGTGGCCGAGGAGACGGCACAGCGGGTGCAAGCTGCGGTGGGGCGGTTGACCCCGATGCAACGCGAGGTCTTCACGTTGCGGGTGACGGAGGGGATGGCGTACAACGACATCGCGAAGGTGGTGGAGAGCACGGAAGGCGCCTGCCGGGTGCATTACCACAACGCGATGCGGATCATCAAGGAGCACTTGAGCGATGACTGA
- a CDS encoding glycerophosphodiester phosphodiesterase has translation MTRPEIVAHRGASRERPENTLAAFARAVELGADAAELDVHRTADGVIVVHHDPEIAGAGAISGLTAAQVAALRVRGEAIPTLAEVFAAVRDRLRLYVELKGGDTVPGALAIIATDRAAGTHRVDRSAVHCFDHRLVAQAAALDPSVARGVLEVSYPVDPTAAARPMDARDLWRHRDFIDEPFVRAAHAEGRRVVAWTVNDAAQMRRFAAWGVDAICTDDVALARETLRP, from the coding sequence GTGACCAGACCTGAGATCGTGGCGCACCGGGGCGCCTCCCGCGAACGCCCGGAGAATACCCTCGCCGCCTTCGCCCGGGCAGTGGAGCTCGGAGCCGACGCGGCGGAGCTCGACGTCCACCGCACCGCGGACGGGGTGATCGTGGTCCACCACGACCCCGAGATCGCCGGGGCGGGCGCCATCAGCGGCTTGACCGCCGCACAGGTCGCGGCACTGCGGGTCCGGGGGGAGGCCATCCCCACCCTCGCGGAGGTGTTCGCCGCGGTCAGGGACCGGCTCCGCCTCTATGTGGAGCTCAAGGGCGGCGACACGGTACCCGGCGCCCTCGCCATCATCGCGACCGACCGCGCAGCCGGGACGCACCGGGTGGATCGCAGCGCGGTCCATTGCTTCGACCACCGCCTCGTCGCCCAGGCGGCAGCCCTCGATCCGTCGGTCGCCCGCGGGGTCCTCGAGGTCAGCTATCCGGTCGATCCGACCGCCGCGGCACGTCCGATGGACGCGCGCGACCTCTGGCGCCATCGCGACTTCATCGACGAGCCCTTCGTGCGCGCGGCGCACGCCGAGGGACGTCGGGTCGTCGCCTGGACGGTGAATGACGCGGCGCAGATGCGGCGCTTCGCCGCGTGGGGTGTCGATGCGATCTGCACCGACGACGTCGCCCTCGCCCGAGAGACCCTCCGCCCGTAG
- the rpmA gene encoding 50S ribosomal protein L27: MAHKKGVGSSRNGRDSNPQYRGVKKFGGERVIPGNIIVRQCGTKWHPGNNVGLGTDYTIYSLIEGVVKFEHKSKARFKVSVYPATAAS, from the coding sequence ATGGCACATAAGAAGGGCGTAGGCTCCTCGCGCAACGGGCGCGACTCCAACCCGCAGTACCGCGGCGTCAAGAAGTTCGGTGGCGAGCGCGTCATCCCCGGCAACATCATCGTCCGCCAGTGCGGCACGAAGTGGCATCCGGGCAACAACGTCGGACTCGGCACCGACTACACGATCTATTCCCTCATCGAGGGAGTCGTGAAGTTCGAGCACAAGTCCAAGGCGCGCTTCAAGGTCTCGGTCTACCCGGCCACCGCCGCCTCCTGA
- a CDS encoding DUF983 domain-containing protein: MVTPTVAPSSSERLGRALTLRCPECGGGGLFRWWIQIAPRCGRCQLRLDRGAPGHFVGAYLVNLIIAELLFAFGLLGWLVAVWPDVPWDAVQYVAVAAMVISPVLTYPFTRTVWLAVDLMIDPVRASDR; this comes from the coding sequence ATGGTCACGCCCACCGTCGCCCCTTCGTCGTCCGAGCGGCTCGGCCGCGCGCTGACGCTGCGATGTCCCGAGTGCGGAGGCGGCGGGCTGTTCCGCTGGTGGATCCAGATCGCCCCGCGCTGCGGCCGTTGCCAGCTGCGCCTCGACCGCGGCGCGCCGGGGCACTTCGTCGGCGCCTATCTGGTGAACCTGATCATCGCCGAGCTGCTCTTCGCGTTCGGCCTGCTCGGGTGGCTGGTCGCCGTCTGGCCCGACGTGCCATGGGACGCGGTGCAGTACGTCGCCGTGGCGGCGATGGTGATCTCGCCCGTCCTCACCTATCCGTTCACGCGCACGGTCTGGCTCGCGGTCGATCTGATGATCGACCCGGTACGCGCCTCGGACCGATGA
- a CDS encoding response regulator, with amino-acid sequence MTDGADARRPIGPFRLPLILRRSLPARLTAAFLAVSITVLALATLVSYEVAERALRARVLERLEGVADENERSLAEWLDRQRRGLDFAAGLASLRAAVAEADTTTIAALLDDVAGELVASTEIQLLAVPGGRVLASTARRSVGAFAVAERFYLEGQKAPYTQTVYPHSVTAAPTLSLATPVRAGDRTVAVLAAHLDLATVDTVLATRPGSLPIVAFLVNSTYQFLSSTRFGAGAGPRGAHSIAIDRAVARERGSGLYEDHTGRAVLGVWRWLPRHDLALVVEAPRDAAFAPMRQLLLGTLATGLAAILLLTLGVVAITRRATAPILAVATAAEQVADGDFSATATVDSEDEVGRLAERFNAMTRRLRDLVRELNAQIVTTQRALEEARASRSLLQDLADNTSVLIGVLGLDGTVRLANAQLETLLGRERWSVQGRPLRDCLDAETAARLMPVIDDVIADGRTAEIELILGREADQHLWQATVVLLRDGRREPYAIGLLATDLTERARAEEERRQRDATVQQAQKLESLGIMAGGIAHDFNNILGAVLGNADLALDMLDDREAARTALEQITAAARRAADLTRQMLAYAGRASLRRDVIDIRDVLIDIVALVRAAQPKKVAFITEPMLEPLWVEIDPSQLSQVALNLLTNAAEAIGDRSGTVRLAARWERSEHGAGWIHFSVADDGAGMPAEVRRRIFEPFYTTKRSGRGLGLSAVMGIIRSAEGQLELHSAPGEGTRFDIRLPAAMPPGSRPPGRGSGEVQAAGATVLVIDDEESLRRVARRGMERRGFVVLEAPDGEEGLAIFDAHRAQVALVVLDLTMPGLGGMEVLSRLRERRPDLPVIIASGYAESSAPGIASDPRVRYLQKPFGIKMLLRAVDELLL; translated from the coding sequence ATGACTGACGGCGCTGACGCGAGACGGCCGATTGGGCCGTTCCGCCTGCCGCTGATCCTGCGGCGCAGTCTCCCTGCGCGACTCACGGCGGCGTTCCTCGCGGTCTCCATCACCGTTCTCGCGTTGGCGACCCTGGTGTCGTACGAGGTGGCGGAACGGGCCCTGCGGGCACGAGTGCTCGAACGGCTCGAGGGCGTGGCCGACGAGAACGAGCGCTCGCTGGCCGAGTGGCTCGATCGCCAGCGCCGCGGACTGGACTTCGCGGCGGGGCTGGCCAGCCTGCGCGCTGCGGTCGCGGAAGCGGACACGACCACGATCGCGGCGCTGCTGGACGATGTCGCCGGCGAACTCGTCGCTTCGACCGAGATCCAGCTCCTCGCCGTCCCGGGCGGTCGCGTCCTTGCGTCGACCGCCCGCCGCTCAGTGGGCGCCTTCGCCGTCGCCGAGCGGTTCTACCTCGAAGGGCAGAAGGCGCCCTACACACAGACGGTCTATCCCCACTCGGTGACCGCGGCCCCGACGCTGAGCCTGGCCACGCCCGTCCGCGCCGGCGACCGCACGGTCGCGGTGCTCGCCGCGCACCTCGACCTCGCGACGGTCGACACCGTGCTCGCGACCCGCCCCGGGTCCCTGCCCATCGTCGCCTTCCTCGTCAACAGCACGTACCAGTTCCTCAGCTCGACCCGCTTCGGCGCAGGCGCCGGGCCGCGGGGCGCGCACAGCATCGCGATCGATCGCGCCGTCGCGCGCGAACGCGGGAGCGGTCTCTACGAGGACCATACCGGCCGCGCGGTGCTCGGCGTCTGGCGCTGGCTGCCCCGACACGACCTCGCGCTGGTGGTCGAGGCCCCCCGCGACGCGGCGTTCGCGCCGATGCGGCAGCTCCTGCTCGGCACCCTCGCCACCGGGCTCGCGGCGATCCTGCTCCTGACCCTCGGCGTCGTCGCGATCACGCGTCGCGCGACCGCGCCGATCCTCGCCGTCGCGACGGCGGCCGAACAGGTCGCCGACGGCGACTTCAGCGCCACCGCGACCGTGGACTCGGAGGACGAGGTCGGTCGGCTCGCGGAACGGTTCAACGCGATGACGCGCCGCCTGCGCGACCTCGTGCGCGAACTCAACGCCCAGATCGTCACGACGCAGCGCGCGCTCGAGGAGGCGCGCGCGAGCCGCTCGCTGCTCCAGGACCTCGCGGACAACACGAGTGTGCTCATCGGGGTGCTGGGCCTCGACGGGACGGTGCGTCTCGCGAACGCGCAGCTGGAGACACTGCTCGGCCGCGAGCGGTGGAGCGTGCAGGGACGTCCCCTCCGTGACTGCCTCGACGCGGAGACTGCCGCGCGCCTCATGCCCGTGATCGACGACGTCATCGCGGACGGCCGGACGGCCGAGATCGAGCTGATCCTCGGTCGTGAGGCGGACCAGCACCTGTGGCAGGCGACCGTCGTGCTGCTCCGCGACGGGCGACGGGAACCGTACGCCATCGGCCTGCTCGCCACCGACCTCACCGAGCGCGCCCGCGCCGAGGAGGAGCGGCGGCAGCGCGATGCGACGGTGCAGCAGGCGCAGAAGCTCGAGAGCCTCGGCATCATGGCCGGCGGTATCGCGCACGACTTCAACAACATCCTCGGCGCGGTGCTGGGCAACGCCGATCTCGCGCTCGACATGCTCGACGACCGTGAGGCCGCGCGCACCGCGCTCGAGCAGATCACCGCGGCCGCACGGCGCGCGGCCGACCTCACGCGGCAGATGCTCGCGTATGCCGGCCGCGCCAGCCTCCGGCGCGATGTCATCGACATCCGTGACGTCCTAATCGACATCGTCGCCCTCGTGCGCGCCGCACAGCCGAAGAAGGTGGCGTTCATCACCGAGCCGATGCTGGAGCCCCTCTGGGTCGAGATCGACCCCTCGCAGCTGTCGCAGGTGGCGCTCAATCTCCTCACGAACGCCGCCGAGGCCATCGGCGATCGTTCCGGCACGGTGCGACTCGCCGCGCGGTGGGAGCGCTCGGAGCACGGCGCGGGATGGATCCACTTCTCGGTCGCCGACGACGGCGCAGGCATGCCCGCGGAGGTCCGGCGGCGGATCTTCGAACCCTTCTACACCACCAAGCGCTCAGGGCGCGGGCTCGGGCTCAGCGCCGTCATGGGCATCATCCGCTCGGCTGAGGGACAGCTCGAGCTGCACAGTGCGCCGGGCGAGGGCACGCGCTTCGACATCCGTCTCCCCGCCGCGATGCCACCAGGATCGCGCCCGCCCGGCCGCGGCTCCGGCGAGGTGCAGGCTGCCGGCGCGACCGTGCTCGTCATCGACGACGAGGAGTCACTGCGGCGCGTGGCGCGGCGCGGGATGGAGCGACGCGGGTTCGTGGTCCTCGAGGCACCCGATGGCGAGGAGGGGCTCGCGATCTTCGATGCCCATCGCGCGCAGGTCGCCCTCGTCGTGCTCGACCTCACGATGCCCGGGCTCGGCGGCATGGAGGTCCTCTCGCGTCTGCGCGAGCGGCGGCCCGACCTGCCCGTCATCATCGCCAGCGGCTACGCCGAATCGAGCGCCCCCGGCATCGCCTCCGACCCGCGCGTGCGCTACCTGCAGAAGCCCTTCGGGATCAAGATGCTCCTGCGGGCGGTCGACGAACTCCTCCTCTGA
- a CDS encoding amidohydrolase family protein, translating to MRPTRLLLALTVGGCASAPAVTTPAQAPVPAATAPAAAAERPAAALPAGAFSRPNADPFPSTYTPFPSRPTVIRNVNILTAAGPLIRNGAVLMVDGKVAAVGASVNAPADAIVIDGQGKYVTPGLIDTHSHLGVYPSPNTAAHQDGNEATAPVTAHVWAEHSVWPQDPQFPRDLAGGTTTIQVLPGSANLIGGRSVTLKVVPSRSAQGMKFPGAPYGLKMACGENPKRVYASRGPSTRMANAAGYRAAWIGADAYRRRWDAWLAKPEGDPPTRDLNNETLAEVLRGNILVHNHCYQADEMMQMIDIAKEFGYRIRSFHHGVEAYKIADILAREGISASIWSDWGGFKMEALDGVKTNVGLVHVAGARTIVHSDDASYSQRLNQEAAKSLAAARAIGLAISDEDAIRWITINAAWALGIERVTGSLEVGKNADLVLWSGHPFSVYTRAEKVWIDGAMLYDRADATQQWRTDFELGYVPNAGGIR from the coding sequence ATGCGTCCCACGAGACTCCTGCTCGCGCTCACCGTCGGCGGGTGCGCCAGTGCACCCGCCGTCACCACGCCGGCGCAGGCCCCGGTTCCCGCCGCCACGGCCCCGGCAGCCGCCGCGGAACGCCCGGCAGCCGCGCTCCCCGCGGGCGCCTTCTCACGGCCCAACGCCGATCCGTTCCCGAGCACCTACACGCCGTTCCCGTCGCGGCCGACGGTCATCCGGAACGTGAATATCCTCACGGCGGCCGGACCCCTCATCCGGAACGGCGCCGTCCTCATGGTGGACGGCAAGGTCGCCGCCGTCGGCGCGAGCGTGAATGCACCGGCGGATGCGATCGTCATCGATGGCCAGGGGAAGTACGTCACGCCGGGGCTCATCGACACGCACTCCCATCTCGGCGTCTATCCTTCGCCCAACACCGCCGCGCACCAGGACGGGAACGAGGCGACCGCCCCCGTGACCGCCCATGTCTGGGCCGAGCACTCGGTCTGGCCGCAGGACCCGCAGTTCCCTCGCGACCTCGCCGGTGGGACCACGACCATCCAGGTGCTCCCCGGCTCCGCGAACCTCATCGGCGGCCGCAGCGTGACCCTCAAGGTCGTGCCGTCGCGCTCGGCGCAGGGGATGAAGTTCCCTGGTGCGCCGTACGGGCTCAAGATGGCGTGCGGCGAGAACCCGAAGCGCGTCTACGCAAGCCGCGGCCCCTCCACGCGAATGGCGAACGCCGCGGGGTACCGCGCCGCCTGGATCGGCGCCGATGCATATCGTCGGCGATGGGATGCGTGGCTCGCGAAGCCCGAAGGCGACCCACCGACGCGGGACCTCAACAACGAGACGCTCGCCGAGGTCCTGCGTGGCAACATCCTGGTGCACAATCACTGCTACCAGGCCGATGAGATGATGCAGATGATCGACATCGCGAAGGAGTTCGGCTACCGCATCCGCTCCTTCCACCACGGCGTCGAGGCGTACAAGATCGCGGACATCCTCGCGCGCGAGGGCATCTCGGCGTCCATCTGGTCCGACTGGGGTGGGTTCAAGATGGAAGCGCTCGACGGGGTGAAGACCAACGTCGGCCTCGTGCACGTCGCCGGCGCGCGCACCATCGTCCACTCCGACGATGCGTCCTACTCGCAGCGGCTCAACCAGGAGGCGGCCAAGTCGCTCGCCGCGGCGCGCGCGATCGGCCTGGCCATCTCCGACGAGGACGCGATCCGCTGGATCACCATCAACGCCGCATGGGCCCTGGGCATCGAGCGCGTGACCGGCTCGCTCGAAGTAGGCAAGAACGCGGATCTCGTCCTCTGGTCGGGCCATCCGTTCTCCGTGTACACGCGCGCCGAGAAGGTGTGGATCGATGGCGCGATGCTCTACGACCGCGCCGACGCGACCCAGCAGTGGCGCACCGACTTCGAACTCGGCTACGTGCCGAACGCCGGGGGGATCCGCTGA
- a CDS encoding amidohydrolase family protein: MRAHLWVLSLALAASTARAQTVAIIGGTVHPVSGPRIENGTVLIRDGKVVAVGADVAIPADARRIDARGKWVTPGFINAATTLGLSEAGDPQFSGGYNDGGARGAHGINASFDAWKGLNPANTFIIPARHEGVTSVVVAPGSGMVAGRMALIDLIDATTPTEMLRKGPAGMVGDFGNPGNGEAGARAEYWAKWRTLLDDVKAYQTRRAAYEMGNSRELAAPRSELEALIPVVTGQLPLALSVDRASDILAALAFASEYKLRLWIVGGAESWIVAKEIAAARVPVFTGAMSNIPGDFASLGQRQETAALLRAAGVTVVLIGNGPGGPGDFNVRNMRQEAGNAVAYGLTWEEALRAITLTPAEVLGVADQIGAIAVGRDANVVVWSGDPFEFGSVAEQVFVRGRTFATKSRQQQLTERYLTLPPAYRRP, encoded by the coding sequence ATGCGCGCGCACCTGTGGGTCCTCTCGCTCGCCCTCGCCGCCTCCACCGCGCGCGCGCAGACGGTCGCCATCATCGGGGGCACCGTGCATCCCGTCAGCGGTCCACGGATCGAGAACGGCACCGTGCTCATCCGCGATGGCAAGGTCGTCGCCGTCGGCGCCGACGTCGCGATCCCCGCCGACGCGCGCCGCATCGACGCGCGCGGCAAGTGGGTGACCCCCGGCTTCATCAATGCCGCGACCACGCTCGGACTGAGCGAGGCGGGCGACCCGCAGTTCTCCGGCGGCTACAACGACGGCGGCGCACGCGGCGCGCACGGGATCAATGCGTCCTTCGACGCCTGGAAGGGCCTGAACCCCGCGAACACCTTCATCATCCCGGCGCGGCACGAAGGGGTGACGTCGGTGGTCGTCGCACCCGGCAGCGGCATGGTGGCCGGGCGGATGGCGCTGATCGACCTCATCGATGCGACGACGCCGACCGAGATGCTCCGGAAGGGGCCCGCGGGGATGGTGGGGGACTTCGGCAACCCGGGGAACGGGGAGGCTGGGGCCCGCGCCGAGTACTGGGCCAAGTGGCGCACGCTGCTCGACGATGTGAAGGCATACCAGACGCGCCGCGCGGCGTACGAGATGGGGAACTCGCGCGAACTCGCCGCGCCGCGGAGCGAACTCGAGGCGCTCATCCCGGTCGTCACCGGGCAGCTGCCGCTCGCGCTGAGCGTCGATCGCGCGTCGGACATCCTGGCGGCGCTGGCCTTCGCCAGCGAGTACAAGCTGCGCCTGTGGATCGTCGGCGGCGCCGAGTCGTGGATCGTGGCGAAGGAGATCGCCGCCGCGCGGGTGCCGGTCTTCACGGGTGCGATGAGCAACATCCCGGGTGACTTCGCGTCCCTCGGCCAGCGGCAGGAGACCGCCGCCCTGCTGCGCGCCGCGGGCGTGACGGTGGTGCTCATCGGCAACGGGCCCGGTGGTCCGGGCGACTTCAATGTGCGCAACATGCGGCAGGAGGCCGGGAACGCGGTCGCCTACGGCCTGACCTGGGAGGAGGCGCTGCGGGCGATCACGTTGACGCCCGCGGAGGTGCTGGGGGTGGCGGACCAGATCGGGGCGATCGCCGTCGGCCGCGATGCCAACGTGGTCGTCTGGAGCGGCGATCCGTTCGAGTTCGGGTCGGTCGCGGAGCAAGTGTTCGTGCGCGGGCGTACGTTCGCGACGAAGAGCCGCCAACAGCAGTTGACGGAGCGGTACCTGACACTGCCACCCGCGTATCGGCGTCCCTGA
- the rplU gene encoding 50S ribosomal protein L21 yields the protein MSYAIFRSGGKQFRAEKGTTLRLPTLIGDAGATVEFNDVLLGSDGSNVKVGVPTLKGASVTAEIVKHGLGDKIVVFKFRRRKNYAKKQGHRQGYTEVRIRDITLG from the coding sequence ATGTCGTACGCAATCTTCCGCTCCGGCGGCAAGCAGTTCCGCGCTGAGAAGGGCACGACCCTTCGCCTGCCCACCCTCATCGGTGACGCCGGCGCGACGGTCGAGTTCAACGACGTCCTCCTCGGGTCCGACGGGAGCAACGTGAAGGTCGGGGTCCCGACCCTCAAGGGCGCCTCGGTGACCGCCGAGATCGTCAAGCATGGGCTCGGCGACAAGATCGTCGTGTTCAAGTTCCGGCGCCGCAAGAACTACGCGAAGAAGCAGGGCCATCGGCAGGGGTACACCGAGGTCCGGATCCGCGACATCACCCTCGGCTGA